The bacterium DNA window CCCAGGCGGCCTCCGAAAAGGGGCCGCTGGCCCGAACCCAGCCGGGTTTCGAAGGTTTCCCCGTGCGGGGGCCCCGGTTTTCTTTTGGCTCTTTCCCTCAGAGGTACCTCATCCATGCTCAGTTGGCTCCCCGAGAACATCTCCCTCGAGGGTCAGGAAATTGATGCTCTCTTCTACGTCATCTACTACATCACCGGGGCCACGTTCATTCTCGTGGCGGCCCTCATGGTCTGGTTCCTCATCGCCTACCGGGACAAGCCGGGGGCGAAGGCGACCTATACCCACGGCAACAACATGCTCGAGATCGCCTGGACGGTGATACCGGCGCTGATCCTCGTGGTGCTCATGTTCATGAGCCAGACGGGCTGGGCCCACATCAAGATGAATCTGCCGGCGAAACCGGACGTGCGCGTGGAGGTCACCGGCAAGCAGTTCAACTGGATCGTCCGCTACGCGGGCCCGGACGGAAAATTCGGCACGGCGGATGACGTGGTGCGCGACAACGCCCTCCACGTTCCGGTGGGCAAGAAGGTGCTCCTCACGCTCAAGGGCGTAGATGTCATTCACAGCTTCTTCGTTCCCGCGCTCCGCCTGAAGCAGGACATTCTTCCCGGCAGGGAAACCTTTTTCTGGTTCACCGCCACCAAGACCGGAACGTATGAAATGCCCTGCGCCGAGCTTTGCGGGTTCGGGCATTCGGGGATGAACGGAAAGCTCACGGTCCACTCCGAGGCGGACTACGGCGAGTGGATCGCCAAGACCTACAAAAAATAATCCTTCCGGGGCCTTCCGCCCCCGAACACGGGGAGAGAAATAAAGCATGAGCGCCACGGCAGCCGGGCACGATGCGCACGCCCACCACGAAACTTTCATATCGAAATACATCTTCTCGATGGATCACAAGACCATCGGCAAGCAGTTTCTCTGGCTGGGACTGTTGATGATGATCGTGGGCGGTCTTCTCGCCCTCATGGTCCGCTGGCAGCTCGCCTGGCCGGAAACCTCGGTATGGGGCTTCGGCTGGGTCACGGAAGAGAGCAACATGATGCCCACGGGCATCGTGACCCCTGCTTTCTACAACATGCTCTTCACGATGCACGCCACGATCATGGTGTTCCTCGTGGTGATGCCGATCCTGGTGGGATGCTTCGGCAACTTCCTCATTCCGCTCATGATCGGCGCGCGGGACATGGCCTTCCCGCTGCTGAACCTGCTCTCCTTCTGGGTCGCCGTCCTCGGCGGCGTCATCATGATGGCGGGCTTCTGGGTCGAAGGGGGACACGCCGCCTCCGGCTGGACGGGCTACGCGCCGCTCTCCACGGTGGAGGAGTACACCGGCGTCATGTCGGGACAAGTCATCTGGGCGATCGCGCTCTTCGTTCTCGGCATCTCCTCGATGATGGGCGCGGTCAACTACATCACCACCGTCATCAACATGCGCACGAAGGGGATGACCTGGTTCCGCCTCCCGCTCGTCATCTGGGCGATCTTCATCGTGGCCATCCTCTCGCTGCTGGCGCTGCCGGTGCTGGGCTCGGCGGCGGCCATGCTCGTGTTCGACCGCACGCTCGGCACGACGTTCTTCAACCCGAAGGCGGGCGGCGAGCCCCTGCTCTGGCAGCACCTTTTCTGGTTCTTCGGCCACCCGGAGGTCTACATCCTGATCCTCCCGGCGATGGGCATCGGCTCGGACCTGCTCTCGGTTTTCTCCCGTAAGCCCGTCTTCGGCTACCGCGCCATGGTCTACGCCATCGCGGCCATCGCCTTCCTCTCGTGGATCGTGTGGGGCCACCACATGTTCCAGAGCGGGATGAACCCTGCCTTGGGCTCGGCCTTCATGATGACAACCATGGTCATCGCGGTGCCCTCGGCCATCAAGACGTTCAACTGGCTGGGAACGCTCTGGAAGGGGACGATCCGTTTCACGGTCCCGATGCTCCACACGCTGGCCTTCGTCTCGATGTTCGTCATCGGCGGCCTGAGCGGCATCTTCATGGCCGCGAACGTGGTGGACATCTTCATCCACGACACCTATTTCATCGTGGCCCACATTCATTACGTCGTGTTCGGCGGAAGCGTCTTCGCCATCTTCGGGGGCATCATCTTCTGGTTCCCGAAGATGTTCGGCACCAAGCTGGACGACAGCCTCGGCCGGGTGCATTTCTGGCTGACGTTCATTTTCTTCAACATGACCTTTTTCCCGATGCACATCCTGGGCGTGGGCGGCCACATGCGCCGCATCTACAACCCGCTGCAATATGAGTTCCTCAAGGACCTGCAGTCCATCAACGTCCTCATCACACTGGGCGCGCTGGGGCTGGGGCTTGCGCAGCTGCCCTTCGCCCTCAACTTCTTCGGCTCCATCTTCCACTGGAACAACAAGGCGTACCGGACGCTGGCCCAGACGGTATCGAGCCTGGTGTGCACATTCATTTCCTACAAGGCGGTCACCTTCCTGCTGGAAGGGCTGGTGAAGCCGCAGGCCGCGACGCTCGCGGGCCGGACTTTCGCGGGAATCGTTGCGCTCGCCGTTCTGGCCCTCATCTGGCGCTACCACGCCCGCAACATGGCGGATTTCGGCGCGCCGGCCGAGCAGAATCCCTGGAGCGCCAACACGCTGGAGTGGACCGTCAGCTACCCGGTCCCGCACGGAAACTTCGGGCCGACGCTGCCGGTTGTCCATCGCGGCCCCTACGAGTACAGCATGCCGGGCGACAGCGATGACTGGGCGCCGCAGACCAAGGAAATGCCCACCGGGGCCGCGACGCATTAGCGGCCGGGCCACTCAGGAGGCCCATCATGGTACTTCAGAATCCGCGCCCCGCTTCGCCCGGATGGGCGCACCGCCTTGCGTTCATCACCTGCGGGATCAGCCTGATCCTCATTTACGCCGGCGGTCTGGTGACCAGCCTCGGGGCGGGGCTATCCGTCCCCGACTGGCCGAGCACCTTTGGCTACAACATGTTTCTTTTCCCCTGGGCCAAGATGGTGGGCGGTATTTTCTACGAGCACTCCCACCGGCTTCTCGGCTCCCTGGCCGGCATATTCACCATCCTGACCGCGGCCTCCATCTGGATGAACGAGCCGCGCAAATGGGTCCGCTGGATGGCCGCCGCGGCGCTCGGCCTCGTGGTTTTGCAAGGCCTCCTCGGCGGATTGCGCGTGGTGCTGCTCAAGATCGATCTCGCCATCGTTCACGCGTGCCTGGCGCAGCTTTTCTTCGGCCTCATGGTCAGCATCGCGCTCGTCACCTCGCCGAGCTGGCACCAGCCCGCGAGCGATATGACGCCCGAGGAGGGGCAGGATTTCCGCCGCCTGGCGCGGATGGTGGTCATCTTCATCTACATACAGATTGTCTTCGGCGCCATCCTCCGTCACACGGGGGCGCGCCTGGACGCCCATCTCCTTTTCGCGGTGCTCGCGAGCATCCTGTGCATCCGGCTCTCCATGAAAGTGCTCCGCCATCCGGGCTCGGGCGAGGATTTGACCCATCCGGCCCATGCGCTCTGGATCTTTCTCGCGCTTCAGCTGGCGCTGGGGGCGGGCTCCTATCTGGTGAAATACACCTCGATGGGAGATGACCTTTACCGCGGCGGCATCGTCATCGTGACATCGGCCCATGTCGTGATCGGATCGCTGCTGTTCGCATCGGCGCTGATCCTGGCCCTGCGCCTCTACCGGGCGGCGGAGGGCGAGTGGGCTCTTCCGCGCGGCAGCTATACGGCCGGGGGCGTTCCGGCATGATCTCATCCCGGGGCGAGACCCTCACCGTGCGCGGAGAGCGGGGCGCCGCCCAGCGGCTGGCGGACTTCATCGCCCTGACGAAGCCGCGCCTGATCCCGATGGTGCTCGTCGCCGCCGCGGCCGGCTTCTATCTCGCCTCGAGCGGGAAAATCGCCTACGCCACCCTGCTGAACAGCCTCATCGGCATCGGCCTCGCCACCGGCGGGACGCTCGCCCTCAACCAGGCGGCCGAGCAGGAGGTGGACGCCCTCATGCGCAGGACGCGCACCCGGCCGCTCCCCGGCGGAAGACTCCAGCGCTGGGACGCGATCATCTTCGGCACGATCCTGACAGTGGGCGGCATCGCCTACCTCTATCTGGCGGTGAACACGCTCAGCGGTCATCTCATCACCCTCACCGGCGGGCTCTATCTTTTCCTGTACACCCCGCTGAAGCGCTTCACCTCGCTGAACAGCATCGTCGGCGCCATACCGGGCGCCATGCCGCCCGTTCTGGGATGGGCGGCCGCGGCGGGCACTCTGGCGATCGAACCGGCCATCTTGTTCGCGATTCTTTTCTTCTGGCAGATTCCCCACGCGCTGGCCATCGCCTGGCTGTACCGGGACGAATTTGCCCGGGCGGGAATCCGTCTTCTGCCGGTGGAGGAACCCGACGGGAAAAGCACGGGCCGCCAGGTAATCAACCACTGCGTCGCGCTGCTGCCGGTGAGCCTGATGCCGACCCTCGTCGGACTCGCCGGGCCGGTCTATTTTTTCACGGCCCTGGCGCTGGGCCTGGCGTACCTCTACTTCGGCGTCCGGCTCTCCATGGAGCGAAACACGGCGGCGGCCCGGCGGCTCTTCTACGCTTCGCTCGGTTATCTGCCGCTGGTGTTGCTGGTCATGGTGCTCGATCAGATAAAGGGATGACCTTGGGCAGCGACTCGCTCAAAGAGAAAAACCGGCGCACGGCGCTCTTTCTGCTGCTGATGGTTCTGGCCATCAGCGCGCTTTCGGCCATCTTGGCGATCGTCAAATAAAGGCGGGTCTCGCCCGATGAAAAACAATGCGGACGCAGTCTTCCCGGAAAATAGGGAGGCGGGCGGCGGCGAGCCGCTCCAATTCCACGACGGGAAACCGCTCATCGGAAACGCCCGGCTCGCCATGCTGGCCTTCATCGCCGCAGAGATCATGTTCTTCGCCGGCCTGATCGGCGCCTTTCTGGTCTTCCGGTTCAGCGGGCGCCCCTGGCCTCCGCCCTTCCTGCCCCGCCTCCCGGTGGAGGTGACGGCGGCGAACACGGTCATTTTACTTCTCAGCAGCGTCACCATGACCCGCGCCCGCGGGGCGATCGCCCGGGGAGACCAAAAACAGCTTTTCCGGGGGCTGGCCCTGACCGCCCTGCTGGGGGTGGTTTTTCTCCTCATCCAGGGCTACGAGTGGCTCCGGCTGCTGCGGTTCGGCCTGACGGCCTCCTCGGGGGTTTTCGGCTCCACCTTCTACACCATCATCGGCACGCACGGCCTCCACGTCCTGGGGGGCGTCCTGTGGCTCCTGACGGTCCTCTACGGCGCCTGGCAGGGCCATTTCACCCCCGAGCGCCATGCCCGGGTCCAGACCTGCGGCATGTACTGGCATCTGGTGGTCGGCCTCTGGCCGGTGCTCTTCTTCCTGGTCTACCTGCTGTAGGGGACGAAACCCAGGGAGCAAAACCGCGATTCGCCGGCCTGTCTGAGCAACGGGCTGATTTCCGTGGTGAACAACTGGCTGACTTCCATGGAATTATTTTTCGGGGAAAAGACGGCGGGATGAAAAAGGGGGCATGGCCCCCGCGAAACCCGGGCGGTCCATAAACCCGGATGGGGGTTTTGGCCGGCGATCCATTTGTGCCTAGCCGAGGGCTTGCCGAAGGGATTTTTCGAGTTGTCCGCGTTTGTCCTCTGGCAATTCGAACTTCAGGCCCATGATCCATGTCGGGGGATCGTCTTCAAACACCCTTCCCCATACGGGGACAGCGGAAATACCCTCGAACACATCTTTGTGTATCCGAATCGAACATTCCACTTCTCTGTTCAAGTCGGGCTCCTTCGAAATGGTCAACTGGAGTCCG harbors:
- a CDS encoding COX15/CtaA family protein, yielding MVLQNPRPASPGWAHRLAFITCGISLILIYAGGLVTSLGAGLSVPDWPSTFGYNMFLFPWAKMVGGIFYEHSHRLLGSLAGIFTILTAASIWMNEPRKWVRWMAAAALGLVVLQGLLGGLRVVLLKIDLAIVHACLAQLFFGLMVSIALVTSPSWHQPASDMTPEEGQDFRRLARMVVIFIYIQIVFGAILRHTGARLDAHLLFAVLASILCIRLSMKVLRHPGSGEDLTHPAHALWIFLALQLALGAGSYLVKYTSMGDDLYRGGIVIVTSAHVVIGSLLFASALILALRLYRAAEGEWALPRGSYTAGGVPA
- a CDS encoding heme-copper oxidase subunit III, encoding MKNNADAVFPENREAGGGEPLQFHDGKPLIGNARLAMLAFIAAEIMFFAGLIGAFLVFRFSGRPWPPPFLPRLPVEVTAANTVILLLSSVTMTRARGAIARGDQKQLFRGLALTALLGVVFLLIQGYEWLRLLRFGLTASSGVFGSTFYTIIGTHGLHVLGGVLWLLTVLYGAWQGHFTPERHARVQTCGMYWHLVVGLWPVLFFLVYLL
- the coxB gene encoding cytochrome c oxidase subunit II, coding for MLSWLPENISLEGQEIDALFYVIYYITGATFILVAALMVWFLIAYRDKPGAKATYTHGNNMLEIAWTVIPALILVVLMFMSQTGWAHIKMNLPAKPDVRVEVTGKQFNWIVRYAGPDGKFGTADDVVRDNALHVPVGKKVLLTLKGVDVIHSFFVPALRLKQDILPGRETFFWFTATKTGTYEMPCAELCGFGHSGMNGKLTVHSEADYGEWIAKTYKK
- the cyoE gene encoding heme o synthase — protein: MISSRGETLTVRGERGAAQRLADFIALTKPRLIPMVLVAAAAGFYLASSGKIAYATLLNSLIGIGLATGGTLALNQAAEQEVDALMRRTRTRPLPGGRLQRWDAIIFGTILTVGGIAYLYLAVNTLSGHLITLTGGLYLFLYTPLKRFTSLNSIVGAIPGAMPPVLGWAAAAGTLAIEPAILFAILFFWQIPHALAIAWLYRDEFARAGIRLLPVEEPDGKSTGRQVINHCVALLPVSLMPTLVGLAGPVYFFTALALGLAYLYFGVRLSMERNTAAARRLFYASLGYLPLVLLVMVLDQIKG
- a CDS encoding cbb3-type cytochrome c oxidase subunit I, giving the protein MSATAAGHDAHAHHETFISKYIFSMDHKTIGKQFLWLGLLMMIVGGLLALMVRWQLAWPETSVWGFGWVTEESNMMPTGIVTPAFYNMLFTMHATIMVFLVVMPILVGCFGNFLIPLMIGARDMAFPLLNLLSFWVAVLGGVIMMAGFWVEGGHAASGWTGYAPLSTVEEYTGVMSGQVIWAIALFVLGISSMMGAVNYITTVINMRTKGMTWFRLPLVIWAIFIVAILSLLALPVLGSAAAMLVFDRTLGTTFFNPKAGGEPLLWQHLFWFFGHPEVYILILPAMGIGSDLLSVFSRKPVFGYRAMVYAIAAIAFLSWIVWGHHMFQSGMNPALGSAFMMTTMVIAVPSAIKTFNWLGTLWKGTIRFTVPMLHTLAFVSMFVIGGLSGIFMAANVVDIFIHDTYFIVAHIHYVVFGGSVFAIFGGIIFWFPKMFGTKLDDSLGRVHFWLTFIFFNMTFFPMHILGVGGHMRRIYNPLQYEFLKDLQSINVLITLGALGLGLAQLPFALNFFGSIFHWNNKAYRTLAQTVSSLVCTFISYKAVTFLLEGLVKPQAATLAGRTFAGIVALAVLALIWRYHARNMADFGAPAEQNPWSANTLEWTVSYPVPHGNFGPTLPVVHRGPYEYSMPGDSDDWAPQTKEMPTGAATH